One window of Magallana gigas chromosome 2, xbMagGiga1.1, whole genome shotgun sequence genomic DNA carries:
- the LOC105323093 gene encoding E3 SUMO-protein ligase RanBP2 yields the protein MSLFSTPNRSTPKRGVGRSKEDVDRFVDRIQESEKAARGYQIGLLYYEVKEYDKAKRYVEEHMAIRPRISQTHKLLGQIEEACHHPVEAIEAYKRSLELDSKQKNLILKICELYNRMKDADPQVLNYWFRRGEKFYPGHPEIFKLKERVISRGGGDAKDMENFYLMEINKNQDDVTLHSKLLEVYLQSEKTLREAYRYCTDPAKFTKFLGQQAWLERVLQVFEAYEKKEQVSLDPRFQTQKLMVLIGLLYCHLTGNDLMTCVSLLHQLDQNLFSASHLSSTKPEWQAFCREAQGQLYFLFGLMLYKRAEKRQISWRDASSFAAVCFMVSSNIPLLETRKSWYKTMSEDQRKMINRLKNLSCYRLSQGGYLLIPLTERGNVSRMREYRQLQTGKAVDRLYELMFTLREMRNKATSSFLVMKDLFIATAMVAPSKKSLEAYDAGVFSLHEGNLKELVWIALNRYTPQEETQKSYPLCIPDKIPFSTLDLSFVAPESLSQLDIMAFFFATVKCAASAHEERCKMTRFDQYQPRLLPACFSPLLCTEPQSEWWDAMYKFCHNISRDQIPKLRLVIQKGLETIRLGGVHGVSVALIIHLAKTFDERVKELKAVELEDGDRLHALERRAAHYWEEAMMLLSRLERKMNIALPKDRLFIDDRPMSLDDNQIKYLIEQSKFSLATVAMREGRLEEAREQFLRLKLPWASYNLSQIYRKMADETTTSDDESTNQKLALVEQSLDALYQTMDKIQGEKNHELHRIIPNDIDECVCEIENLRRASLGISVVDSVSRYEDAKDDVSGYDDEDTPSYSTPRASEDVGENSVHEESSLSVLPSSSSTPAVKMRSPANVHFSFSEQRGKSRASPERLEARLWALESKQQTTLELMSELKEQLKELRQEQSHFRELEKRMMDHILICSTQPHHPQPYIPPIIPPPPPPIPYSSQIPPLPSQYSYPAASWVPSSYSYSQPVSPIPGGGPMSNRRQFGRAGQLRPEFEEDLHQFGEDLYIDDGSQPLPPMCANPQQQLVQEWPFANKAGVEGKSTITYTPQPTAANGMPQSGYLANTLSGQSIQYFTTAQEQKPMPGPGFFSSPKPEAPPSASVIAQALAKSVSPSVTPAFSSLAGQPTPSISAGLPSTGGTAGTSLPLFGSLMAASKSPDKVLSGETAAQGDLYNPGKFSFSSSAVSSSASTGSVLLMGGNAASPSGVQATQSSSVPNAFTGFGAKPPVPGSSLSVTTAVNQMGGGSIFSFSKPVFGATTTTASSETASGASPFSSFTGFGSSSVPAFGGLAAKSDKTTSVIGQTTPTPSPVKPTDTSSHSTPSQSPRKRNDSTTMEEYEPNVDFKPVIDLPDLVEVKSGEEDEEVLFCQRAKLFRFDADTKQWKERGIGEMKILKHRTQNRSRIMMRRDQVLKLCANHQISKDMKLTTMANSDKTWCWVANDYSEEELKAQKLAVRFKTTELAEKFKEVFEKCQSESEEETEKTGTTKPQAQKQVGSTEEKPGDGKQMSLKEMFKPKEGTWVCQTCAIPNTPDAVICVACSTGKPGVDPKVVKEAVKKNTPKTQKPSLAEMFKPKAGSWSCDGCLIQNDGDKLRCVACNTLKPGVKPEDVKEEKKTSIGGVQFGSQSTGKSGFTFGGVAASNVPATGGFVFGTTTTASSTASSGGFVFGSPSTTKTSTTNAAGAGFVFGTPTSTTGSTSSTGFTFGTSPVKTASADTTSTQVEAPPGSTSASKVTPAKPEVTSATSTQAVSSSVGFPFGTSASKATGSSESSGFNFGGIKTGFSFGGPSSTEDKKETPTSNVTSSTEAGGFNFAGMKSSGFSFGTPSTKDGKSETLATDSDKTENKGDNSKSTAFGTGSSFSFGQKSFTFGSKSPEQKPDSSSTSTVTPKPVATSESQGKQEDPKSAGFQFSKEPTVFGASSSGKSGFQFELDSSAATAEKKDKSPFKFTFSPSKPTSTVPKSPEIDKDGMYINKEGEDDHIFFEPVIQLPEKVDVVTGEEDENVLFEHRAKLFRFHNKEWKERGLGDIKILENKASKKIRVLMRREQILKICCNHYITDKLDLKPMPNSNGKAWTWYAMDHSDDEPKCEQFSVRFKTPEIANKFKQAFDNAKKKLSGLVSTERTPSSPAASGTSSRPPAILQTLLSEDDDVIYIKKEMATPAQVEMARKFKLPDHFYLYENAPPCPGCIGCEDYKEGTKITQKTKSPSPKKGQDVVSKTSDTDSSSSGGLFGASAAPPGGLFSSLAAGGGDSKETTGLFGQPLFGGGEGSSFSFSGLAANVDTQPAAFKKDDSKPFSWSGAGQKLFNQEEGQEDGEEVTQGDDPHFEPVVPLPDLVEVKTGEEDFEKLFSHRAKLFRYDKDTNQWKEKGIGEMKILRHNGTGQYRLLLRREQVYKLACNQWLTPDLKFQPMSTSETAWCWVGQDFSDNEAKLEQLAVKFKSIELAKEFKDKIDECQKNLIENPPTVSAEPQQSGTTSQESPEEEHGSDDKDDDEEEDDDDEYDDVEEILLEKRVTFQMMEGNQWQNKGTGVLRVIYDDDVNANKVTFTTDKKEDLCNHLIAMESIINLDKSKHFCEWHPIDFATDEPIRRGFRAVFSSVPAAEEFYKSFQQGRTLARDSEISERDMEPRELLVPEVHGRGANDD from the exons atgtcGTTGTTTTCAACACCAAACCGTTCAACACCAAAACGAGGAGTTGGTCGTTCAAAGGAAGATGTTGACCGATTTGTTGACCGAATTCAAGAATCTGAG aaagcAGCAAGAGGATATCAGATTGGACTATTGTATTATGAAGTCAAGGAATATGATAAAGCGAAAAG ATATGTGGAGGAACACATGGCCATTAGACCTCGAATTTCCCAGACTCACAAGCTGTTGGGACAAATTGAGGAGGCATGTCATCATCCAGTAGAAGCCATTGAGGCCTATAAAAG ATCATTGGAGTTGGATAGCAAgcaaaaaaacttaattttgaaaa TTTGTGAGCTGTACAATCGGATGAAGGATGCTGATCCTCAAGTCTTAAat TACTGGTTTAGAAGAGGAGAAAAGTTCTATCCCGGCCACCCAGAGATCTTCAAACTAAAG GAAAGAGTTATTTCCAGAGGAGGAGGTGATGCAAAGGATATGGAAAATTTCTACCTGATGGAAATT AACAAGAACCAGGACGATGTTACACTGCACAGCAAGCTGCTGGAGGTGTACCTGCAGTCAGAGAAGACCCTGAGGGAGGCGTACAGGTACTGCACCGACCCAGCCAAGTTCACTAAGTTCCTGGGGCAGCAGGCGTGGCTGGAGAGGGTCCTCCAAGTGTTTGAG GCATATGAAAAGAAAGAACAAGTGTCATTAGACCCACGATTCCAAACCCAAAAACTGATGGTTCTGATTGGTCTACTTTACTGTCACCTTACAGGGAACGACCTTATGACCTGTGTTTCACTTCTTCATCA ACTGGATCAGAACCTGTTCAGTGCCAGCCATTTGTCTTCTACGAAACCGGAGTGGCAGGCCTTCTGTAGAGAGGCTCAGGGACAGCTCTACTTTCTGTTTGGTTTGATGTTGTACAAGCGAGCAGAAAAG AGACAGATTTCCTGGCGGGATGCCAGCTCCTTTGCTGCTGTGTGTTTCATGGTCAGTTCCAACATTCCCCTATTAGAAACCAGAAAATCCTGGTACAAAACTATGAGTGAGGACCAGAGAAAGATGATTAACCGACTCAAAAATCTCAGCTGTTACAGACTTAGTCAAGGGG GATATTTACTGATCCCCCTGACAGAGAGAGGGAACGTCTCCAGGATGAGGGAGTACCGTCAGCTACAGACCGGTAAGGCGGTGGACCGACTGTATGAACTAATGTTCACCCTGAGGGAGATGAGGAACAAAGCCACCTCCTCCTTCCTGGTCATGAAGGATTTATTTATAGCCACGGCAATGGTGGCCCCCTCAAAGAAGTCTCTGGAGGCATATGATGCAG GAGTGTTCAGTCTCCATGAAGGCAATTTGAAAGAACTGGTGTGGATTGCATTGAACAGATACACTCCACAGGAAGAGACCCAGAAATCCT ACCCTCTGTGTATTCCTGACAAAATTCCGTTCTCCACCCTGGACTTGAGTTTTGTCGCCCCCGAGTCCTTGAGTCAACTGGATATCATG GCTTTCTTTTTTGCCACTGTAAAATGTGCAGCATCAGCCCATGAGGAGCGCTGCAAGATGACCCGGTTTGACCAGTACCAGCCCCGTCTCCTCCCAGCATGCTTCAGTCCACTTCTTTGTACGGAGCCTCAGAGTGAATGGTGGGACGCAATGTATAAATTCTGTCACAACATTTCACGAGACCAGATTCCTAAGCTACGACTGGTCATACAGAAAGGTCTGGAGACCATCAGGCTGGGGGGCGTCCATGGGGTTTCAGTGGCTCTCATCATACACCTGGCCAAGACCTTTGATGAAAGG GTCAAGGAGTTGAAAGCGGTGGAGCTTGAGGATGGAGACCGACTTCATGCTTTGGAGAGGCGCGCTGCTCACTATTGGGAGGAAGCCATGATGCTGTTATCCCGATTGGAACG GAAGATGAACATAGCCTTGCCCAAAGACAGGTTATTTATTGATGACCGCCCCATGAGTTTGGATGACAATCAGATCAAGTACTTGATTGAGCAGTCCAAGTTCTCCTTGGCAACCGTTGCAATGCGAGAGGGGCGCTTGGAAGAGGCTAGGGAACAGTTTCTGAGGTTAAAACTTCCTTGGGCATCATACAATCTGTCTCAG atatataggaaaatggCTGATGAGACCACAACCTCTGATGATGAATCAACCAATCAGAAACTAGCTCTTGTAGAGCAGTCTTTAGATGCCCTCTATCAGACAATGGACAAAATCCAAGGAGAGAAAAATCAT GAGCTTCATCGAATTATCCCTAATGATATTGATGAGTGTGTTTGCGAGATAGAAAACCTTCGTCGGGCATCACTTGGAATTT CTGTGGTGGACAGTGTGTCACGGTATGAAGATGCCAAGGATGATGTGTCGGGGTATGATGATGAGGACACGCCCAGTTACAGCACCCCCCGGGCCAGCGAGGATGTTGGCGAGAACTCTGTCCACGAGGAGTCCTCTCTGTCTGTTCTCCCCTCCAGTAGCAGCACGCCGGCCGTCAAAATGAGATCCCCAGCAAACGTCCATTTCAGTTTCAGTGAG CAGAGAGGTAAGAGCAGGGCGAGCCCCGAGAGATTAGAGGCGCGACTCTGGGCCTTGGAGTCCAAGCAGCAGACCACGCTCGAGTTGATGAGTGAACTCAAGGAACAGCTGAAAGAACTCAGGCAGGAACAGAGCCATTTCAGAGAGCTGGAGAAGAGGATGATG GACCATATCCTGATATGCAGTACCCAGCCACACCACCCACAACCTTACATACCCCCCATCATACCTCCACCCCCTCCCCCGATTCCTTACTCCTCCCAGATCCCTCCCCTACCCTCCCAGTACTCCTACCCTGCTGCCTCCTGGGTACCCTCCAGTTACAGCTACTCCCAGCCAGTCTCTCCTATACCTGGAGGTGGGCCCATGTCCAATCGGCGTCAGTTTGGGAGGGCCGGTCAGCTAAGGCCGGAGTTTGAGGAGGACCTTCACCAGTTTGGGGAAGACCTGTATATAGATGACGGGTCACAGCCTCTGCCTCCAATGTGTGCCAACCCTCAACAGCAGCTAGTCCAAGAATGGCCTTTTGCCAACAAGGCTGGAGTTGAAG gaaAGTCAACCATTACATACACCCCGCAGCCAACAGCAGCCAATGGAATGCCGCAGTCCGGCTACCTAGCGAACACATTGAGCGGACAGTCCATCCAGTACTTCACCACTGCCCAGG AACAAAAACCAATGCCTGGCCCTGGATTTTTCTCCTCTCCAAAGCCAGAGGCCCCACCCTCAGCATCAGTAATTGCCCAGGCTCTTGCAAAATCTGTCTCCCCCTCTGTGACCCCAGCATTCTCCTCCCTGGCTGGCCAACCCACTCCAAGTATCTCAGCTGGCTTACCTTCAACTGGTGGAACAG CTGGGACATCCTTGCCCTTGTTTGGCAGTCTGATGGCCGCCTCCAAATCTCCAGACAAGGTCCTCTCTGGTGAGACAGCTGCACAGGGAGATCTCTACAACCCGGGGAAGTTCTCCTTCTCCTCGTCTGCAGTGTCCAGCTCAGCCAGCACTGGCTCTGTGTTGTTGATGGGTGGAAACGCTGCGAGTCCCAGCGGTGTTCAGGCAACTCAGAGCAGTTCTGTTCCAAATGCTTTCACTGGATTTGGAGCCAAGCCCCCAGTGCCTGGCTCCTCTCTGTCAGTGACCACAGCTGTTAATCAGATGGGAGGGGGGTCTATCTTCTCCTTCAGCAAGCCAGTGTTTGGGGCCACCACAACAACAGCATCATCAGAAACTGCCAGTGGTGCATCTCCATTTTCAAGTTTTACAGGATTTGGATCATCTAGTGTACCCGCATTTGGTGGACTTGCTGCCAAATCTGACAAAACTACTTCA GTGATAGGCCAAACAACTCCCACTCCTAGTCCTGTGAAACCAACAGACACTTCATCCCATTCCACTCCTTCCCAGTCACCACGGAAACGCAACGACAGCACAACCATGGAGGAGTATGAACCGAATGTGGACTTCAAACCAGTAATTGACCTTCCTGATCTGGTGGAGGTCAAAAGTGGAGAGGAGGACGAGGAGGTGCTCTTCTGTCAGCGGGCCAAACTCTTCCGCTTTGATGCCGACACCAAGCAGTGGAAAGAAAGAGGTATTGGGGAGATGAAAATCCTGAAGCATCGTACGCAAAACAGGTCCAGAATCATGATGAGGCGGGACCAGGTGCTGAAGCTGTGTGCCAATCATCAGATCTCCAAGGACATGAAGCTGACCACAATGGCCAACTCTGACAAGACCTGGTGCTGGGTGGCCAATGATTATTCCGAGGAAGAGCTTAAAGCTCAGAAGCTTGCTGTCAGGTTCAAGACAACAGAGTTAGCTGAAAAGTTCAAGGAGGTGTTTGAGAAGTGTCAGAGTGAGTCTGAGGAGGAAACTGAGAAGACAGGGACGACTAAACCTCAAG cCCAAAAGCAAGTCGGTTCTACTGAAGAAAAACCAGGAGATGGAAAGCAGATGTCCCTGAAGGAAATGTTCAAACCAAAGGAAGGCACTTGGGTTTGTCAGACTTGTGCAATTCCAAACACTCCTGATGCAGTGATATGTGTGGCATGCAGCACTGGGAAGCCAGGTGTGGATCCCAAGGTAGTTAAGGAGGCGGTCAAGAAGAACACTCCAAAAACCCAGAAACCCAGCCTGGCCGAAATGTTCAAACCCAAGGCAGGCTCATGGTCCTGTGATGGCTGTCTCATCCAGAATGATGGCGACAAGCTGCGATGTGTGGCATGTAACACACTGAAACCTGGAGTCAAGCCCGAGGATGTGAAGGAGGAAAAGAAGACATCCATAGGGGGAGTTCAGTTTGGATCTCAGTCCACAG GCAAATCAGGATTTACTTTTGGAGGAGTTGCAGCCAGCAATGTACCAGCTACTGGTGGTTTTGTGTTTGGAACCACAACAACAGCCAGTTCTACAGCTTCCTCTGGAGGCTTTGTTTTTGGATCCCCATCTACAACAAAAACTAGCACAACAAATGCTGCAGGAGCTGGGTTTGTGTTTGGAACTCCAACCTCAACAACAGGTAGCACATCATCCACTGGCTTCACATTTGGTACTTCACCTGTAAAAACGGCATCAGCAGACACCACCTCAACACAAGTGGAGGCACCTCCTGGATCCACCTCTGCCTCCAAAGTCACTCCTGCAAAGCCTGAGGTGACATCAGCCACATCCACTCAAGCTGTCTCCTCTAGTGTTGGCTTTCCATTTGGTACATCTGCTTCCAAGGCAACCGGCTCTTCAGAGTCTAGTGGATTTAACTTTGGTGGAATTAAGACAGGCTTTTCATTTGGAGGTCCATCATCTACAGAGGACAAAAAAGAAACACCAACTTCAAATGTAACTAGTTCTACTGAAGCTGGTGGTTTTAATTTTGCTGGAATGAAAAGTTCTGGGTTCTCATTTGGAACTCCATCAACTAAAGATGGAAAATCAGAGACACTAGCAACCGATAGtgataaaacagaaaacaaaggAGACAACTCTAAATCAACAGCATTTGGAACTGGTTCAAGTTTTTCCTTTGGACAGAAATCATTTACTTTTGGATCCAAATCTCCTGAACAGAAACCTGATTCCAGCAGTACTAGCACCGTTACCCCAAAACCTGTTGCAACATCAGAATCCCAAGGCAAGCAAGAGGATCCCAAATCTGCAGGTTTCCAGTTCAGCAAAGAACCCACTGTGTTTGGAGCTAGCAGCAGTGGAAAGTCAGGATTCCAGTTTGAACTGGATTcatctgctgcaacagcagaaaaGAAAGACAAAAGTCCATTTAAGTTCACTTTCTCTCCATCAAAGCCAACATCAACAGTTCCAAAATCTCCTGAAATTGACAAGGATGGTATGTACATCAACAAGGAAGGAGAGGATGATCATATATTCTTTGAACCGGTGATTCAGCTCCCAGAAAAAGTGGATGTGGTCACTGGTGAAGAAGATGAGAATGTTTTGTTCGAGCATCGAGCGAAACTTTTCCGCTTTCACAACAAGGAATGGAAGGAAAGAGGTCTTGGTGATATCAAGATTTTAGAAAACAAAGCTTCAAAGAAAATCCGGGTATTGATGAGGCGAGAACAAATACTGAAGATCTGTTGCAATCATTACATCACAGACAAACTTGACTTAAAGCCAATGCCAAACTCTAATGGAAAAGCCTGGACTTGGTATGCCATGGACCACTCTGATGATGAGCCAAAGTGTGAGCAGTTCTCTGTCCGTTTCAAAACCCCAGAAATTGCGAATAAATTCAAACAAGCCTTTGACAATGCTAAAAAGAAGCTGTCTGGATTGGTGTCCACCGAGAGAACGCCCAGTTCTCCAGCAGCCTCGGGCACTTCCTCCAGACCACCAGCAATCCTACAGACTTTGTTGAGTGAGGATGACGAtgtgatttatatcaaaaaagaAATGGCTACCCCAGCTCAGGTTGAAATGGCTCGGAAATTCAAGTTACCTGACCACTTTTACCTGTATGAAAATGCCCCTCCTTGTCCTGGGTGTATAGGATGTGAGGATTACAAGGAAGGCACCAAGATCACCCAAAAAACCAAGTCTCCTTCACCAAAGAAAGGTCAAG ATGTGGTTTCCAAGACGTCAGACACTGACTCTTCATCCTCTGGAGGACTTTTTGGTGCCTCAGCTGCTCCCCCTGGTGGATTATTCAGTTCCCTTGCAGCCGGGGGAGGGGATTCCAAGGAGACCACAGGGTTGTTTGGTCAGCCACTGTTTGGGGGTGGGGAAGGCTCCTCCTTCTCGTTCTCTGGGCTAGCAGCCAATGTAGACACTCAGCCTGCTGCTTTCAAGAAag ATGACAGTAAGCCATTCAGCTGGTCTGGGGCCGGTCAGAAGCTGTTCAATCAGGAGGAGGGACAGGAGGATGGGGAGGAGGTGACCCAGGGAGACGACCCTCACTTTGAGCCAGTGGTTCCCCTCCCCGACCTAGTGGAGGTCAAAACAG GGGAAGAAGATTTTGAGAAGCTGTTTTCCCATCGGGCAAAACTGTTCCGTTATGACAAGGACACAAATCAGTGGAAAGAAAAGGGAATTggagaaatgaaaattttaagacaCAACGGCACTG GACAATACAGACTGCTTCTGCGAAGAGAGCAGGTCTATAAGCTTGCTTGTAATCAGTGGTTAACCCCTGATCTAAAATTCCAACCAATGTCGACCTCAGAGACAGCTTGGTGTTGGGTGGGTCAGGATTTCAGTGACAATGAAGCTAAATTAGAGCAACTTGCTGTAAAATTCAAG agtATTGAACTAGCAAAAGAATTCAAGGATAAAATCGATGAATGTCAGAAAAATTTGATTGAGAATCCACCAACAGTGTCAGCAGAGCCTCAGCAATCAG GAACCACATCTCAGGAAAGTCCAGAAGAAGAACATGGCAGTGATGATAAAGATGATGATGAGGAGGAAGACGATGATGATGAGTATGATGATGTGGAGGAAATCCTGCTGGAGAAGCGAGTGACGTTCCAGATGATGGAGGGGAACCAGTGGCAG AACAAGGGGACAGGTGTATTGAGGGTGATTTATGACGATGACGTTAATGCCAACAAAGTGACGTTCACCACGGACAAAAAGGAGGACCTCTGTAATCATCTCATTGCCATGGAGTCCATTATCAACCT TGACAAGAGCAAGCATTTCTGTGAATGGCACCCAATTGACTTTGCCACAGATGAACCAATCAGGCGGGGCTTTAGAGCGGTGTTCAGCTCAGTTCCTGCTGCGGAGGAATTCTACAAAAGTTTCCAACAG GGACGCACTTTGGCCCGTGACTCAGAAATCTCTGAGCGAGACATGGAACCCCGGGAACTGTTGGTGCCAGAAGTACATGGGCGAGGAGCTAACGATGACTGA
- the LOC105323094 gene encoding platelet-activating factor acetylhydrolase IB subunit alpha2 — MLYVSYCFRRIDCCNILLIYVFFYKTMNSATVAQPVEDVQGDGRWMSQHNRFIAEGKEREPEVLFIGDSLIQRMSQTSLWESMFEPLHCLNFGIGGDQTQNILWRLNNGELETLEPKVVVLLAGTNNYSNTAEEVTDGIMEIVSVIQSKLKSSHIIVMGLPPRGEKPNKLREKNSAINFNLSQNLENMANVSFLNIDPSMFVRENGLISFTDMYDYLHLTNTGYQKLCEPLLEEIQNVLQVFVKVENTSMTISTTVSDVDD; from the exons ATGCTTTATGTATCATACTGCTTCCGGAGGATCGATTGCTgcaacattttattaatttatgtgtTTTTCTATAAAACTATGAATTCAGCAACTGTAGCACAGCCTGTGGAAGACGTCCAAGGGGACGGAAGATGGATGAGCCAG CATAACCGTTTCATAGCAGAAGGAAAAGAACGAGAACCTGAGGTTTTATTCATTGGAGATTCATTAATTCAGAGAATGTCACAAACCAGT CTTTGGGAGAGCATGTTTGAGCCACTTCATTGTCTAAACTTTGGAATTGGTGGAGACCAGACCCAAAACATTTTGTGGCGATTGAATAATGGAGAATTGGAAACCCTAGAACCCAAG GTGGTTGTGCTTCTTGCTGGAACAAATAATTACAGTAATACTGCAGAGGAAGTGACAGATGGGATCATGGAAATTGTCAGTGTTATCCAGAGCAAACTAAAAAGCTCCCACATCATTGTCATG GGATTACCACCCAGAGGAGAAAAACCAAACAAGTTGCGAGAAAAAAATTCTgccattaattttaatttatctcAAAATCTTGAAAACATGGCCAATGTGAGTTTCCTTAACATAGATCCATCCATGTTTGTGCGGGAAAATGGTCTAATTAGCTTCACGGACATGTACGACTATCTCCATTTGACAAACACTGGCTATCAAAAACTGTGTGAGCCATTACTGGAGGAAATTCAGAATGTGCTGCAGGTATTCGTGAAGGTTGAAAATACATCAATGACAATATCTACGACGGTATCTGATGTAGACGACTAA
- the LOC105323129 gene encoding uncharacterized protein translates to MASILYLGFAVVVALASGVDAQSPRRCSSFPRDTCPVGYNCVNGYCEESSSPFPCRSDFECPRDYECIRGQCVRRPRDCRVNPFICQPFERCNEFTGRCETGGDDCRRNPFICRRPEVCNRQTGRCEQSKFFVKKNKNINENQEKYRYKLCR, encoded by the exons ATGGCCTCCATTCTCTATCTGGGATTCGCAGTGGTTGTTGCTCTCGCCTCTGGTGTAGATGCCCAATCCCCCAGACGATGTAGTTCA tttCCCAGAGATACCTGTCCAGTAGGATACAATTGTGTAAACGGATATTGTGAAG aATCGTCCTCACCATTCCCCTGCCGA TCTGACTTCGAATGTCCCAGAGACTACGAATGTATCCGAGGCCAGTGTGTGAGAC GACCTCGAGACTGCAGAGTG AACCCATTTATCTGTCAACCATTTGAGAGATGCAACGAATTTACTGGGCGATGTGAGACTG GTGGCGATGACTGCCGACGT AACCCATTCATTTGCCGTCGCCCTGAAGTTTGCAACAGACAAACCGGCCGTTGTGAACAAAgtaagttttttgtaaaaaagaacaaaaatatcaatgaaaaccAAGAGAAATATCGGTACAAATTATGTCGGTAA